In Rhodothermus sp., the genomic window GCATGGCCTGCCGAAGGGCCAGCATCATAATCGGTCGATCGCTCGGATCAAGCCGGAGCACCACCGGTCGCTCCGCCTCATCGGGCAGGGCCTCTCCAAGCTGATCCAGTTGCTCGCGGACGTTTAAGAGGGCCAGGTTCAGGTCCGTATTCCACCCGAACCGAAGCACGACCAGGCTGCCTCCCAACAGGCTGCGCCCGGTTACCTCCACCACACCTTCCACACCCGCCACGGCCGCTTCCACCCGTTCAGTCACCGCACGCTCCACCCGATCGGGAGATACATCAGGATAGGCCGTCCAGACGGCCAGCGCTGGATAACGTAACTCCGGCAAAAGCGCCACCGGCAACCGCACATAGGCAATGGCTGCCAATCCCATGACCAGCAGACACCAGGCCGTAACGGCTACTGGACGCCGAAGACACCAGCCAACCAGCGCTCGCATCGTAGAGGATCAATCCATGGTTAGAAAGGCTGGACGGATAGCGGCCACCTGCACCGGAGCATCATGGGCCAACGCATGATGCCCACTGACGGCCACCGTGTCGCCCGGCGCTACACCATCGAGCAGCACCACGTAATCGCCCGAACGTGGCCCGGTCGTCACGTACGTCCACTGCGCCCGCCCCCTACGAATGACAAAGACCAGATCTCGGCCCTGCCGCACCAGTACGGCTTCCGCTGGCACAACCAGCCGATCAGGCAAACGACGTGTCTCAAGGGCCACATAGGCAAACATGCCTGCCAGTAGACGTCCCTCTGGATTGGGCACCGTCACGGTAACGCGGCCGGCTCCTGTCTTTGGATCAATACGCGGATTGACCGTGTGTACGGTACCCGTGACGACCGTATCCCCCAGAGCCGGCAGGCGCACCCACGCCCAGGCACCCGGACGCATATGTACCAGATCCGCCTCCAGCACATCCACTTCGACCTTCATGCGCCGGTCATCAAGTAACATCAACAACACCTGACCGGGCCCTACATGCTGCCCCACTTCCACCTGTAGATCGGCAACGCGCCCGGCAAACGGCGCCCGAATACGCGTGCGGCTGAGTTGCAGCCGAGCCCTTGCCACACGCTGCTCGGCCTCGGCCAATCCGGTAACTACCCGACGCACGGCTTCTCGCTGGACTCCGGACAACAGCAGCAAGGCCTCATAGCGGTGCCGCGCTTCGTCCAACTTCGCCTCGTCAATCTCGCCACGTGCATAGGCCTCCTGCGCAGCCTGCCAGGCGCTTCGCGCTTCGGCTAACCGCGTCGAATCCACACCTTCCCCTCCTTCCTGACTGAGCTGCACAGCATATTCGCTGCGAGCCTTCAGCAAAGCTGCTTCGGCCTCGGCCAGTGCCAGCCGTGCTTCGGTGTCGTCGAGCACCACAAGCACCTGACCGGCCGCTACCCAGTCCCCCTCTTTTACCCGACGTTCAACCACCCGCCCGCTTACTTCGGCACTGACTTCCGTCTCCCGCCAGGGCGTCAGCGTACCTGTTGCTTCCGCCTGTAGTGGAAAGTCCACAGGCTGGATCACCACGGCTTCGACAACCACCGGCGGAGCCGATGCCTGCACATCTTCAGGACGTTGCGCTTCTTCCTGCCCGGTCAACACGGGCCAGAATGCATACAGCAACAACCCACCAACGGCCAGCACAAGCACCAGAGCGGCCAGGTGCCAGCTTCGCACCCGGCGCCGCCCAGCCGTCCGTACTGTCTCCGAGGCTATTCGATTCATGTCGTACGCAGCATTTCCGGAAGTTCGTACACAATCACCACCTGACTTTCGGAATCCAGAACCGCCAGCCGCGTCTCGGAAATCGCCAGTATCTCCAGATGCTTCGCCAGCGGCACCACACCCAGCGGCCGGCCCTGCCCATCGAATACGACCCAGGACGTCATGTGTACGCGATAGGGTCGGCTCAGCGCTACCCAGATGCGCGTACCCGTCTCATTTACCATAAAGTCGCTAAATACGGGCTTGTATTCAGGAAACGAATACGCAGCCTCACGAAGTAGCTCAAAGTGCTGCAATAGCGAATCCCGCTCCGCCTGCACTACCGGCACAGGTGGCACCCGGTACCGGACCATCAGTTGTGTCGCTCCGCTTCGCCAGTCGTAGCGAAACAGCGCCAGCTGGTCCGTCTGGCCATACCATATATGCCCGGCCGCATCAACACGAATAATTGGCTGCCGGCCAAAAGGCGCCGCCATCACACTGACAAAATTAGGCCCCCGCAAGATGACATATTCCGCATCGGGCACAGTCAGTACGGTATCGATCTGCACCGAACCATCGAAGCGCAGCAGTTGTACGATCCGGCGCCGTTGCCGGTCGTCTGTATCCTCCCCGCCCCTGAAGGGCGCCACATACATAACCAGGAGCCCCTCGGGCAATCCGCGCAAAGGCCACATGCCAAACGCCGCCGAAAAAGCACGTACAAACGTACCCTCCAGGGTAAACACACTCAGTCGCTGGAGTCCCCAGTCCCAGACGTAAACCGAATCATTCA contains:
- a CDS encoding efflux RND transporter periplasmic adaptor subunit, with product MNRIASETVRTAGRRRVRSWHLAALVLVLAVGGLLLYAFWPVLTGQEEAQRPEDVQASAPPVVVEAVVIQPVDFPLQAEATGTLTPWRETEVSAEVSGRVVERRVKEGDWVAAGQVLVVLDDTEARLALAEAEAALLKARSEYAVQLSQEGGEGVDSTRLAEARSAWQAAQEAYARGEIDEAKLDEARHRYEALLLLSGVQREAVRRVVTGLAEAEQRVARARLQLSRTRIRAPFAGRVADLQVEVGQHVGPGQVLLMLLDDRRMKVEVDVLEADLVHMRPGAWAWVRLPALGDTVVTGTVHTVNPRIDPKTGAGRVTVTVPNPEGRLLAGMFAYVALETRRLPDRLVVPAEAVLVRQGRDLVFVIRRGRAQWTYVTTGPRSGDYVVLLDGVAPGDTVAVSGHHALAHDAPVQVAAIRPAFLTMD
- a CDS encoding 6-bladed beta-propeller, with product MRQSTQVWLSVGIALLLGAGSLAACRIETGKVTDVPRLVVTDTLVLRPLFRLGDTPTLLFGTVRSAFFDRQGQLWVADGQAATLYVFGPEGHLRQQVGRPGEGPGEFRRIGSMVRGMNDSVYVWDWGLQRLSVFTLEGTFVRAFSAAFGMWPLRGLPEGLLVMYVAPFRGGEDTDDRQRRRIVQLLRFDGSVQIDTVLTVPDAEYVILRGPNFVSVMAAPFGRQPIIRVDAAGHIWYGQTDQLALFRYDWRSGATQLMVRYRVPPVPVVQAERDSLLQHFELLREAAYSFPEYKPVFSDFMVNETGTRIWVALSRPYRVHMTSWVVFDGQGRPLGVVPLAKHLEILAISETRLAVLDSESQVVIVYELPEMLRTT